In Juglans regia cultivar Chandler chromosome 13, Walnut 2.0, whole genome shotgun sequence, the DNA window ATGTTCGGTTTGACTCTCGTATGTGCATAACCTATCTCCATCAAGGCGAACCTAACAAATTGCCAGCTCTAAAACTATAGTCGCTAAAGTATTCATGCTGTAAAAGTTTGAATGGAGCATGTTAATAATGTGGTCAACTACATGATCGGTAAGTGTTTATTATTGACATTTAGCTGCGGCGAGGATGCGTTTGTATATGAACTAAATATTCTTTGAAATAGCATGCCAAATTAGGAATCAGAACGGGTTCTTACTTAAAATGGCTAATCTGTcgtttgaaaaaacaaaaactgattAAATGATGAAGTAAAGAATGCAACAATCTCCAATAACGCGAAATGAGAATAGAATTGCTTGTAATTTCGAGACATTAGGTATGCAGTTCAAGAATCTCTCTTCTGTTCTCTAAAGTGCGAATAAAAGTATAGTACGAGAAAGGGGGAAGACTGCTCAGCCTCTATCACTACGCACAAAAAACTCGAAAGAGTAACAGTATTTTTGTGGATAGATCTAAAAAAGGAGCATGGAGTATGAGCACACCCTCTTAAGCAAAAGATGGGCCTATTTTTCCAGAAGGTAGGGCTGAGAGATTCAAGTATGACACAGGGTTGCAGCAAAGCTCAAGACTTCGATACCAATTACTGCATCAAACATAAAATGAGTCTTTAAATGTTACCATTCAATcaagagaacaatggatgaagaATTAGGCAAGTTGAAGACTATGCATCTTCCGCTGACAGGATTTGGGGGTACAGCTTCCATACATCATTTCCCACCAATATATAATCTGAAAGCATACGACCTGTAATGAGATATCAAAATCATTGTACTAACAAATCAATTGATTAGTTTATCAAAATCATTGCATTGCACAATGGAAGTGAGCTAAGTAAAAACCCAAAGCATCTGAGAATAAACAAGCCAGAAAAATTTAATCGTGCAAAAGTTTTCCTGGCTTTGAAATAGCAAATGGCAAACAACCTTAGTTGCTGACAGGCACCTGGTTTTAGTGTCCTCTGAGTAGTTGCATCCTTGTTGCCAACATTTTATTCTGGGGTTAGTGATGTGTCATTCGACATCATGGACAGTATTCAGCCTAGCCAGAAAGGCTTACCTCCACAGAATACAAATGGGCCTTTTGCTGGTAATACGTGTGGAAAATCCATTATGCATTGCAAACGTGAAGCCGGTTATCTTTCTTGATTGAAGTTCAATCAGATACATTAAACAGATGCTGTGAAATATGAAAAGCTATTGACCCTGTAGGAAACAATGGTCACAATTTTACAAGTACCTTATGGTGGCAATACGACACTATCCAGCCAGCTCACTGATTGGAGGGCGGTCCATGACATTAGATGCTATCTTTGCATTGGTTTGCAACAGTGGATCAATATCAGGTAATTTAGGAATCTGAGCTAATATATCAATAGTGCGCCGTAAGAGGCGTGCTAGATCTCCTTCATCCATTGCACAGTCCATCATCATTTCCCTCCAAGATAGCCCAGATGCCCAGGCTTCAACCATACCCGAAAATTGACTATCCAAACAACAAGAAATGTTTACCCCATGCTTTTCTTGAAGTTGCAAAAGGGAGCATCTTTGATCATCCAAGAACTTGACTAAATTGATTACGGTTGTGGAAGGTTcatatatatagctgttgtTTTTCCAAGGACGAACTTTGATCCCTTCAGAAACTAAACTTGCACAGGCAGCAGCAAGTTGTGCAGGCTTTAGGCCTAGAAGGATTTTATTGCGGAGAATCATTGCAAGCCAAAGCTCATTTTCTCCGCGAATTGCAGCTGCAGTTTCACCAAGAGGAAATATTACATGTGTATTGATATCCAATGCCCTAATTTCATGTATGACATTGCTGATTTGCAAAAACTCTTTCCAGCCAGATGGTTCGATCTGCTCTATTCGATTGGTCAAACGTTTTGATCTAGCCTTCAAACGTTTTATCTTTTCCTCGGTCAACTTCGTCAtgtcaatgatttttttatattctttaaaaCCTTGTGTACGTGCTATCCTTTTCTTCAAGCGTGcaactttatttctttgttccttGTAGCGTTCAACAGCTTCACAGTATGGTTCTGACATATGTAACAGCTCATCACTTTCAGAAAGACTATTCAAAACTGGCACATTTAAACTCCAAGACCATGTCTCTAGAGATGCTTCCATGCACCATAAGCAACCAAGTTCAGAAGCAGTAAGCTTCTCCCACTTCATTTCCTCCTTATCAAGAAGCATTGTCATAATTTCCCGAGGCAAAGCATCACCTTGAGCTAGTGCAACATTAGGCAAGCCTGCCCTATACATTGTTTTAATCCACTTTTCTGTAAATAGATACCACGAGTTATCTGAACCAAGGGCCACATAATAAGATGGTTCAACATCTCGGCCCATTTCAAGGTCATTAACACTTGACTCTGTCCCAACTACATTCAGTGCAAAAGAATCGTCAGCAAAAACCATGTTCTTAAGTTTTGAACCATTGAGTGAGTCAACCTTCCCCAAATAAACAGCAGGCAGTGAGTGTTGAACTCCTTCAGAATCTTTATATTGCAAGCACAAAAAGGGCAAGTGTCCATTTTCAAATTCCATTAAAAGAGGTTTCAGAGCAGCAATTCTTTGTGCTTCCACCCTTTTTCGCAGTTCTGTCCGAAGACGTTTTTCCATCCTCAAATCTTCCTGCAAATCTGTAATCTCCATATATGATACCTCTGACAAAACTTTCCTGCTCTTTCTATCTATGGCCTCATCGCTAACTTCTAAAGTCAGCATCTCgatctctttctctattttagTAAGCTCATCTTTTGCAGCAAGCATAACGTTGCTGCCAACATAGTTTCCAAAACTTCGCTCAACCAACTTCCTAGCTTCTTCCAAAGTTCGACCCGCTTTTACAGATTTCATTTCACTTACTTCATTAGATCTGCTAGTAACTTTTGCACCTGCAAGAAGATTCAGCACCATACCGTAGGAAGCAGTAAACTGTGAAACAAGAGGTTCAACTCCAGTGAATAGAAGCTTGCAGCACTCTTCAGCCCCTTCGTAAGGAGTCTGAACAAGTACTACATGACCCCTTTCATCAGTGCCTCTACGTCCAGCACGCCCAGCCATTTGAAGCAGTTCATTTGAGCTTAATTGGGTTCGTCCACTATCACTCCTCTTCATGAGTGATGAAATAACAGCTGTCCTAGCAGGCATATTGATTCCGGCAGCAAGTGTTTCAGTAGCAAAGACAACCTTGACAAGTCCTCGCTGAAACAATTCTTCTACAAATGATTTCCATAACGGTAGACAACCAGCATGATGCGCAGCAGCCCCTTGCAGCAGTCCTTTTACAGCAGTCTCCCTGACAGCATCAGGATACTTAATGCGGAACCTCTTCAAGGCTAGTTTAACCTCACTCATCTCACACTCATCTAAGAGATTGCAATCTTCAAGATACTGGACAGCTGCATCACATCCTTTCCtgctaaaaataaaccaaattgcTGGCAGCATGTCCTTTGCCTTAAGCTGCCATAATGTGTCAATAACTTGAGGGACCTGAAAATTAATAGTTCACTCCAGTAATCAAATTGATTTGTCATTCTATAGAAAATTAAAGCATCAGGTAGATGAAGACCATACAAATGAAAACAGTACTGTTATATAAAAGAATTGATGCAATGAGCCCATACTTGTGAACGTCGAATAGTGTTTATATCATTCTTTGAAAGAGGTGATTCGGACATGCTATCAACACTGTCATAGCTCATGTTACTTCCtcttttttttgaatttcttcttCTAGACCCATCATCCTTGTAAGATTTAACTCCTGAAGCATAAAGTTGCAGATAATTGAGTGACAGCTTCCTGttccaatttagaaaaaagaaaatgaaagtggttgaaaataataactttccatCCATGCGTTCAAATAACAGATTGAAGGGAGGGGATAGATACAACTaattgaagaggaaaaaaaaattatatgttgtaCAGTGTATCATACTTATGGTAATCTGAACCAAACCTCGAACTTTCACTGTGAACGTTCACGCGAATAACCACTGGCAAAATATAGCTAGTAATTTTTATTCAAGTGCTGGCAGAATCCAGCTActtttgttttgtaatgtatTAAAATGATAATTCAATAGAAACCAAAGCAACTAGTCTACAAAAAACATTAACTATTCAATGCTTTAAAGGTATCCCTATTCTTGCATTCATCTATAGTGAAGCTATAAGTCAAAGTGAATGAAGTGACATAAGaatcaattaagaaaaataccTATTCAATTGCGTTCCTTTCTCATCAAGAAGAGGTAACAAAGTTGTCTTCATAGAGAAATGCCAAGTCAATGGAACTGGACGCTTTGAGGATGTTACCAACTCAGTTTTACCATGAATCTAGAAAAAGGATGAAATTAGAAAGACTCAATCCTCCTACAAGTCTATAGATCAGTCAACCCGACAGCAGTTAGAAACCAATGCTAGAGTTGACAGTGGAAATTATTCTATCTTTGTATGAAAACAACATGTAATGACGAGTTGATGATGCCAGGAGACAACCAATGATTACATGACGGATCTAGCAGCAAGAAATGACGGGCCAACACACCAGAAGGCAGAAAGAATGTAGAAGAGAATCATGAAGGGTCTTCAATCAGAAATATTTTCTCTAGACATCAAAATTTGGGTTGCCaacttcacaaaaaaaaaaaggaaagaaagagcaACTATGAAATATACTACGACCCCAATTTATGAGTCCTTACTGCTATCCCTTTTGAAAATATAGATTTACTATCAGTTTGTGTAATTAACTCCACAttgaaataagagagaaaatagtGGATGATGGCATTGCTAAGACACAGCTTCACTGAGGCAAATATTTAAAGAAACCCCCTCAGTTCATTTTGAacctttg includes these proteins:
- the LOC109008662 gene encoding DExH-box ATP-dependent RNA helicase DExH15 chloroplastic, which produces MNTLPILSPPYPSTLPVLAFSTYTTSLYPQTPVISQSLGFCSPKSLGTLPQSRSSIKSPSSLYPVEPQISDADDYEDDDEDDDVAADEYYDISGDVLEGVEQSDDETEIPIAATEAPTPHEESKWQRVEKLCNEVRDFGEYIIDADELASIYDFRIDKFQRLAIQAFLRGSSVVVSAPTSSGKTLIAEAAAVATVARRRRIFYTTPLKALSNQKFREFRETFGDSNVGLLTGDSAVNKDAQVLIMTTEILRNMLYQSVGMVSSDSGLFHVDVIVLDEVHYLSDISRGTVWEEIVIYCPKEVQLICLSATVANPDELAGWIGQIHGKTELVTSSKRPVPLTWHFSMKTTLLPLLDEKGTQLNRKLSLNYLQLYASGVKSYKDDGSRRRNSKKRGSNMSYDSVDSMSESPLSKNDINTIRRSQVPQVIDTLWQLKAKDMLPAIWFIFSRKGCDAAVQYLEDCNLLDECEMSEVKLALKRFRIKYPDAVRETAVKGLLQGAAAHHAGCLPLWKSFVEELFQRGLVKVVFATETLAAGINMPARTAVISSLMKRSDSGRTQLSSNELLQMAGRAGRRGTDERGHVVLVQTPYEGAEECCKLLFTGVEPLVSQFTASYGMVLNLLAGAKVTSRSNEVSEMKSVKAGRTLEEARKLVERSFGNYVGSNVMLAAKDELTKIEKEIEMLTLEVSDEAIDRKSRKVLSEVSYMEITDLQEDLRMEKRLRTELRKRVEAQRIAALKPLLMEFENGHLPFLCLQYKDSEGVQHSLPAVYLGKVDSLNGSKLKNMVFADDSFALNVVGTESSVNDLEMGRDVEPSYYVALGSDNSWYLFTEKWIKTMYRAGLPNVALAQGDALPREIMTMLLDKEEMKWEKLTASELGCLWCMEASLETWSWSLNVPVLNSLSESDELLHMSEPYCEAVERYKEQRNKVARLKKRIARTQGFKEYKKIIDMTKLTEEKIKRLKARSKRLTNRIEQIEPSGWKEFLQISNVIHEIRALDINTHVIFPLGETAAAIRGENELWLAMILRNKILLGLKPAQLAAACASLVSEGIKVRPWKNNSYIYEPSTTVINLVKFLDDQRCSLLQLQEKHGVNISCCLDSQFSGMVEAWASGLSWREMMMDCAMDEGDLARLLRRTIDILAQIPKLPDIDPLLQTNAKIASNVMDRPPISELAG